CGCATTTTAGCAAACTGTCACACGAGTGGCGTGGACAAAACCACGCTACTCGTTATAGTAGTGGTATTAAAAAGGGCTAACCGCCACCACTACAGTGATCGTAGATATGGACTCATCCCCCCGCAAGACAACGCGCACCGCCCCCTCTTTTACAATTTTTTTCAATTTTTGCAGTCCAATAACGCCGGCTCGGCCCGTTGGTTGCATCCTACTGCCCACATAATGTTGCCCTGAGTTAATTTTGAATCTCTACTTTGGAGTGAGTTAGTAATGAGTGAACGCGCCACCGGGACTGTTAAATGGTTCAATAACGCCAAAGGATTTGGCTTTATTACTCGTAACGAAGGGGAGGATGTTTTCGTACATTTTCGCTCTATTCGCGGCGATGGTTACCGCACCCTGGACGAGGGCCAAGCGGTAGAATTCAGCATGGTAGAGGGCCCAAAAGGGCTGCAAGCTGAAGACGTTATAAAGCTATAAGCTGCACGTTACTACCACAACAGCCTGCGGGCCGCCAAACTCATTGAGCCGCCCTTCACGCTTTTATAAATGCTTTTTGCTGCAGGCTGTCTAATAACGCCCTTGCCAATAACGGGTGGGTAAAGACCTTCGTCTTATCCACCCCGCCGCGCCATTCCCCCTTGGGTCGCGGCAACAACACAATCAGCCTGTCTACCTCGTCAGGTTTGCAAAGCACGCCGCCATCACTGATCAACGTTACATTTTCTGCCAATTCCCTTTCTGCCAATTCCTTTTGAATAATGTGTGCCGATCCTCGCCACCGCAAACACGGGTAGCCAGCATGTTTAAGAATGGCAGTTACAGATTGTTGTATTAATTCGTTTTGAATGTCCACGAACACCACCTCATCACGAACCTCTGACGATGGTGGCTGTTTAGGCAAGCTGACTGGCACTGAAACCTTGGCCTCGGTAAACTGACCGGGCTGACTGTTAAACTGAATATCACCGTCCATCAATTGCAAGAGCTTGGCGCATATCGCCAAACCTAAACCGTTGCCTCCAAACTTTCTGCCATAACCACTATCTCCCTGAGCAAACGCTTTAAACAAATTTTTATGCTGATGCACATCAATTCCAATTCCGTTGTCCCAGACAGCAAAAATCAGCCTCCCTGCCTTAGCTTCCTGAAATGAAATCGACCACTTCACAATCCCGTGGGGTTTACTGCCTTGAGAAAATTTTAAGGCGTTATCCAACAATTTGATAACCACCTGACGCAGCCGTAACGGGTCACCGTATACGACCCTCGGCAACCCACCGGCAGGAATAAAATGCAGCTGTTGTGCGCGCCCCGCCAAACGAGGAATATAGTGTTGAAGAATATCGTCCAGCCAGACCATGACGTCAAACGGCTGACACTGCAACTCGACGGCACCGTTTTGCAGGGCTGAATAATCAAGCAAATCATCTAATACCGTTAAAAGATTAGAGGAAGAATCTTGTATCACTTTTACCATTAACTGCTGATCGGCAGTTAATGAACTCTTCAGCAACATTTCAGACATTCCCATTAAGCCATTCATGGGCGTCCGGACTTCGTGTCCTAGCACCTCCAGCAATGCCGAATTATTCGCTGACAGGGGATTCAAACCGGCATCACTCTGGCTTTGCAACAAGGTCTCAAGCCGTCGATTAAGCTGAAAAACCTCCTGCTCTTTGCGCTTAATACCAGTGACATCGGAGTGGGTTCCCACCACTCGTATCACCCGCCCCTCTGCATTGCGCTCCACACTTGCCCGACAGATCACGTCGAGCAAGTGACCATCCCGATGCCGAAGATGATGATCAAAGCGAAACAAATTTCGACGACTGGCAAAGAATGCCTTGATTGCCGCCCTAAATTCACTTTTTTCCGCCTCAGGAATCACCTTTTCAAACATGTCCTTCTCATCACTAGAGATTGCCTCAGCGCCAAAGCCGAGCATCTCTTTCCATGTCTGACTAAAATACGTTTGTTTAGTATTTAAGTCCCAGTCCCACATGCCATCACGGGTCGCCCAAACCGCCATTTCAAAGCGTTTTTGACTTACATTAAGCTGCTGATACAGACGGCTTTGCTCCGCCTGATCTCGAATACTCAGCAAGAAAAATTGGCGCTCCCCCAGCATTACCGCGCTTAATTTCAATTCGACAGGCACATCATTTCCAAGATGGTCAGCCAGAACAAACTCCCTGGCAACATCATCGGAAAGCACACCATTAACAACAGGCATCAGAAAGTGCTGGAACCGGCCAAGGAACCGCGTTGGCAGCAAAGAGTACAGCTGCTCGCCACGCAGGGATTCAGGAGAGTAGCCTAACAAGGGTAAAATTGACTGACTCGCCCGAACAACACGCGCATCTTGTGATAACAACAAACACGGTTCAGGAAAGTCTAAAAACAATTGCTCGGCATCATTTTTCAACACCTCCACTTCTTGAGCCAATGAAAAATACCGCCAAGCGACGAGTATCAATATGATAATTGGCGCAAGTAATATGAGCAGAAGCACTGCGCTATTGAGGTAAAAATTACGTTCAGTGTTAAGCAGATTGTCAGTTTCAATCCCCAGTTTGCTTGCACTGATAATCTGGCGACGATGCACCCCTTGCAGCAAACCCAATAAAACCTGGCGGTCCACTTCTGGAGAAAACGGTAAACTTCTCCCTATCACCTTACTGTTTAGGCCAACATATAATTCTAAAAGCTGGTGTAAATCATTGATCAGAGCCTTCGCATCCGGATCTGGCCATAATCGCAGTGAAGGACGGGCAAGCTGTCGCTGGGCATCCCGCATACGTAATGTCAACGCAACAAAATTTTGCTCACCGGACCGAAGGGCATGCTCATCCAGTATCGCGCCCCGCTGCAACAGCTTATCCAGTTCCAACAAGGTGTTTTCACGCTCAATGTAGCTTTGTACAGCCGCCTCTCTGCTGAGTAACTGCCGATTCCAGCGCGCCTCGTGTTGCCAACTATGAAACACCAACACCAAAACACAGCCAAGTAAAAACAACAGCGTAATCGATATAAAAATGCGAATATGCTTAACTCGCTGGGGACGGGGATCAAAGAAAAAGGATTTGGGCTGTGGCATATTTGCGTGGCCTGAAAACCAAAGCGCGCAGCAGAATGAGCGGCTACCATTCCTTAGTCGCAACGGCGGGAATCAATGAATAGCGTGAAGCTTCTCCCAGAGCGTATGGCAAGCGTCACTTTTCATACGGGGATAATCATAATTATTCTCGTTAAGACCTATCCAAGCCATGCGTATTTTCACCTACCCAGCCTCAGATCAGCCAAAACGCTACTTCTGCAATAAAAATAGCGCAGCCAGACTGCCGAACAATGATCACGCTATATTGGCCGCTAACTGGCCGTGGCAAGCAGCAATAAATGACTACGGGTTCTCAACACTTCGTTCACTCTTCCTGACGGATCGCTGAGTGAGACGGCAGTTTGATTTGGAGGAAAATGCGTCGCGACCTTAGCGGCGACTAATGCTACAATCTGCGCCGGGTAGATTTTATTTCTAAAAAATCAAGGTTTTAACGCTTAATAAGGTACTCCGAAGGCACGTCGTGCGAGGGTTTGGCACCACGCGCATATCGGATTTTCCAGATTGTCGTATGGATGGTTATGTTACTGATACTTAGATTACTTTTTATTGCTTTACTCAGTGCGCTGAATATTTTTGCGCTTTACGCTTATGGCTACAATGTCTTACAGGCAGCCCCTATTGCAACGGTGGTCATTTTGACCATGGTGGCGGTAATACTCGCTCCATTTATTCCCTTGGTAGCAGAAAAAATGCGCAGCCAAAAGGAACGTGGTGTAGTGAAATGGTTTAACGTGAGCAAAGGCTACGGCTTTATCACCCGGGAAGATGGCGGCGGCGATGTATTCGTACACTTTCGTTCAATTCGTGGTCGCGGCAAAGATCGTCGCAGCTTGAACGAAGGCCAGCAAGTTGAGTTTGTTTTGACTCAAGGCGACAAAGGCCCACAAGCCGAAGAAGTTTCCATTCTTTCTTAGTCAGACCGGAATGACCTCCTCAGTAATGGGGAGGTCGTTCAATCGCTACAGCGTTTTCACCTTGGGATTCTGACATTGAATCTGCCAGCTTATGGTAACTGTCTCGCAGCGCTAAAAGCATACGCTTAAGCTGTAAAAGCTCCTTATCCTGTTCCGCAACCCGATGATTCAACGCCGCCAACAAGTCTTCTTGATATGCAACCTGGGTTTGCAGTTCTACCACTTGTGCCTGAAGATCAGCGCTCATCGTTTACTTCCTCAACATCATAATTCAATAGTAAGCCATGCAGGCTACCGGCAAGGACGCGATTATAATACCTATAGAGGGCGAAGACCTTTGCATAAGCTGGAATTTTGTACACTAGCGATGAAAAAGCCCTTCTGTAGCGAATAAAGGAGACACGCATGTCACGATTAGTTTACTCCACCCAGCAGGGCCGCCTGTGCCCCGAGTGCGAACATCCCGTGGAAAACTGTCAGTGCAAGAAAAAGCAATTCACCCCTGAAGGCGATGGTATCGTCCGAATACGCAGAGAAACAAAAGGCCGTAAAGGCAAAGGGGTCAGTATCGTTTCTGGCTTGTTACTCAACGAAGATGAACTGAAGTCTCTAGCTAAAGAGCTAAAGCGTAAACTGAGTAGTGGCGGCAACATTAAAGACGGTGAAATCGAGTTTCAAGGCGACCACCGGGACAAAATCAAAGCGGTACTAGAAGGCAAAGGCTTTACCGTAAAGCTCGCAGGGGGTTAATTCGGATTAGTTCAGGCACGAGTCCTTACCAGCGGTGCTCAGCGCCTTTTTAAGCCATATCAACGCTCCCTATCTAAAAACTTAAGGAGCACAGGCCCTGCTTTAACAAAAAAGAGCTAGCGATTGGGAATATCCAGCTTGCGCATCTTTTCTATTAAGGTCGTGCGCCGCAGTCCCAAATGCCCTGCCGTACGACTCACCACGCCATGGTGAACAGATAAAGCTTCAGAAATCAGCGTTTTCTCCATTTCCTGCATTTTCAACTTTAAGTCCAAAGGCTGTTCGGCCGAGATTATCGATACCGGTGCAGTTGTTGCCACATCAAGGTCTGGCCGGTATTTCTCGGGTAAATCCGCAACCCCCACCAAGGCGTCCGCATGCATAATTAAAAGCCGTTCAAGCAAATTAGCCAGTTCGCGAATATTGCCAGACCAACTTGCCTGGCTCAGCGCCGCTATTGCTGCGGGGGTCAACCGCAACAAGCCCAAGCCTTCCGCCTCTAGCTGCACTACAATTCTATTAATCAACAACGGAATATCTTCCCGGCGCGCATCTAAAGCGGGAACCTCAATGGGGAAAACATTTAACCGGTAGTACAGGTCTTCTCGAAAATCGCCACTGCCAATCATCGCCTCAAGGTCACGATGGGTAGCGGCCACGATTCTAACGTCCGCCTCTTGGCTCACACTCGAACCCACCCGCTCAAAACGGCGTTCTTGTATTACTCGCAGGATCTTCACCTGCATATCCAGCGGCATATCACCAATTTCATCAAGGAACAGCGTACCTCCCGCCGCCAATTCAAAACGACCTGCACGACTAGAAATAGCGCCAGTAAACGCGCCTTTTTCATGGCCAAACAGTTCACTTTCTAACAGCTCGCGAGGAATAGCGCCGCAATTTACCGGCACAAAAGGACCATTACACCTAGGAGAAAGCCGATGAAGATTGCGTGCAACCAATTCTTTGCCCGCCCCCGATGGGCCCGTGATTAATACCGTGACCGATTTGTCCGCAACCCGGTGCAACATACTTCGCAAATGTATTATTGCCAGGCTGCTACCCACCAAACCATCATCAACAGAGTCATCTACCGACTCGGGGCCACGATGCTGCACCCTAGCCAATACGTCAAGTAACGACTGATATGGCAGGGTCTCGGGAATCTGCAAAGGAATAACGCCACTAGCAACAACGGCAGAAGGTGAATCAAGCATCTCGATAATCGGAGTGCTCGACGGAAGCCTCGCCAGCACCGAGTGCTGCGACACCGCGTCACCGGCCTTTATAACTGCATCCACATCTCCAGACGCCGTTGAATGCACAACGGTTTCGCCCAAACTTTCTAACACCGCAGACAAACGAAGGGCAACGGGGTCATCGGCAAGGATTAGAATTTTCACAGCAGCGCGCCTTTATTCACTCCATGCGCTCAAAAATAGTCGCATCGAGTACGGTAAATGACGAAATTTTGACACAAAAGCTACGCCACCACCAAGAATAAAAGATTACGTCATTATTTCGACAGTACGCCTAACGCCAACTTGCCCGATCGCCGTGGTTCCTGCACAATTCGGCCGTCTTTGATTACCCCGGAAAACCGCCATGCTCGACACACCACCTATTTACTACCTAAGCTGGGATGAGTTTCATCGGGATACCCGAAGCCTAGCAAAACAGCTAGCGTCGACCCCATGGAAAGGCATTATCTGCATCGCCAGAGGTGGGCTGGTGCCCGGCGCCATCTTGGCCAGGGAACTCAATCTTCGCTTGGTAGACACCCTCTGCATCGCCAGCTACGACCACGACAAACAAGGCGAAATCAGCATACTGAAAAGTATTGAAAGCGATGGTGAAGGCTATCTATTAGTAGATGATTTGGTGGACTCGGGCAAAACCGCCGAGATTGCCAAGCAAATGCTACCGAAGGCCTGCTTTGTCACCGTGTATGCCAAACCTAAAGCCAAAGCACTGGCTGATATCTATGTCAAAGAATTCTCTCAAGACACCTGGATCCATTTCCCGTGGGATATTCAATACAGCTACAGTGCCCCCCTGGTAGGTGGCTAACCCTTTACTCTGCACAAGTTTTTGATTAACGCGAAGCAAGACTATAGAATCCCCGCCCGAACAATGTTTTCGCCCCGGTGGCACAGCTGGATAGCGCGGCCCCCTCCTAAGGGGCAGGTCAGAGGTTCAAATCCTCTCCGGGGCACCACTTTAGAACACCCAGCCTATGCTGGGTGTTCAAATATTGGGCCGAGCACATTTTTCACGACACCACCTCGAAAGTCGTTACCCACATTAATAGTCAATAACTGACCGTTGCCCCCATAACCAACAATTAATGTAGCTCACTCCCATACTGTGACCCGACTCCCATTATCTATAAGTCTTTTAGAAAAGACTGGATAGTATCGTTAGATACTGACTAAAGTAATAAACTGCTTTTTATTGCCAACAGAACATAATTGGCGCACAAACTGCACAGACAATGAAAATTTCCAGCACGGACCGATGGTAATTTAACAAGTCGAAGGATAATTTAGAAATTACCCAGAGGTTAGTGATGCAAGCTCTTGCCCTACTTTTTAATACTTTTGCCGCCTTGCTACGATGGACTGGAAATCTAAGTATTATCTTAGCCATTGCCTACAGCATATACTTCCAACTCATTAATAGCGTAGCTGTCGCCACTATTACGATAGCAGCACTGTGTAGCTTATTATTTTGTATCCACTTGGCATCCAGTACGCTCCAAAACATCGCTAATGCTACTGCCGCGATTCATATCAGGCATTAACTGAAAACCCTCACTCAGGATCACCCAGAAAACCAATCCGGCAACATAAGGACAGCAAGGCCAATTAGTGTCAGGATGAACGAGACAAGGCGATAAAAATATTGGGGGGGGGGGGGAAGACAGAAGAAGGCAAGAGAACTAACCACCTGTCAATGCAACAAGTAGAAACTTCTTAAAAGCGCATATAGAAATATGCAGGAAAATTAAGCGTCTAGAATAGTATTTAGACTTAGGAGGTCAAATTTTAATTCGTTGAATAATCAACTAGGAATATGGCGGACCGGACGGGACTCGAACCCGCGACCTCCGGCGTGACAGGCCGGCATTCTAACCAACTGAACTACCGGTCCGCATACTTCCTAACACTCGAATTTTGGTGGGTGATGACGGGATCGAACCGCCGACCCTCTGCTTGTAAGGCAGATGCTCTCCCAGCTGAGCTAATCACCCTCTCTCGTTCGAGTGAGGCGCATTCTACAGTAACCACCCGCCTTGTCAAACACTAGGAGACGTTTTTTTTAAATTTTTGTGAATTTCCTATCTTGCTGATTTTGTTCATTATTTAACCACCCGCAAGAATCAATAGGCTCGAGTAAAATGGCACCTTATAATTGCCCAGTACTTCGCGCTGTACACAGCTGTGATGGCTGATTAACATTAGCGCCATCCTCCAGATCACCACCAACGATTACCGTTATATTTAAGAGACTTAACCTTGGAAATTTACAAAGAATTCACCTTTGAAGCAGCTCATCGCCTTCCCAACCTGCCAGAAAATCATAAATGTCGACGGCTACATGGGCATAGTTTTGTCGTGCGGCTTTACGTCAGCGGTGAAATTGACACCCATACCGGATGGTTAATGGACTTTTCCGATATCAAAGTCGCTTTTGCTCCTATCTACGATCAACTCGACCATTACTACCTCAACGACATTCCAGGTCTAGAAAACCCCACCAGCGAAATTATAGCCCAATGGGTCTGGCAACAAACCAAACCTAGATTACCTGCCCTATCCGGGGTCGAAATAAGAGAAACCTGCACCAGCGGGTGTCTCTATCGCGGTCCAAACCTATAAACCTCAGCACCAGTGTTGGGCGCAACGTGCTCAAGAGCGACTTGTCGGTGAATTTCAGTAACAGGTTACACAAGTCAAGTCTTGACGTAACACTTATTCACAGATATAGCCCTAAAAGGTAAAACAGCCACCTTAGGCACGACACATCAACACCATTATCATAATAATTATGTAAGTATATGAATTTATTGAATTTTAATAAAATGACTAAAATTTGAACAATTTGTTACACCCCTGATAAGCTCTCTGTTAGCTGGACAAACTGACAACTTGTCCACCAAGTTACCCACAGATATTGTGGACAACATTTTGTAACTTTAAGCAAATCGTTATACCCCGCATCTTTAGGCTTAGTGAGTGCTGCACACATTTGCAATTGATCACTACTGCACAAATTCAAGTTATTTTTCATCGCGATGCACCAAGCTGATTGTCACTAAAAAGTCACAAATAACTTTATTGTCATATTAGTGTCATGTATCTGTCACACAATGGCGCCCGGTTCTGAAACACCGCTGTGTCAACGTAGCTTTAATAGCACTAAAACGTACGACCTGAATCGAACACCTACAACTGCACCAACGAATGAGGGAGCCATGATTAAAAACCCCGCGATGAAACGAGTTCAACCACGACAGATTCTTGCCGCCGCGATTTTAGCCGCTACAAGCTCCTTGGCTGCCGCCGATCCTGCCCATTTACAACTGTATGTAGATAGCAACAGCAAGCAGGTATTTACCGAGCCCGGTCCCGGCAGAGTCAAACTGGGCACATTTCAGGCGGTTGAATCGCAACCAAGCACCAATGCCGCAAGTTTAAAGATGGGTAAAAAAGGCCTGGAAATAAGTTCTGCTAAAGGCGATTTTAAAATGTCGATAGGGGGGCGCATTCATATGGATGCCAGCACCCATACCAATGACAGCCTCATTGAGAAAAGCTCAGGCGACCCAGTCGAAGCGACTTCAGGTAGCAGCATTCGTCGTGGACGCATTGCGCTAAAAGGCGTGTTGTACAAGGACTATCAATTTATTCTGGAAACCGATTTCGCCGGAGACAGTGTCTCCATGAAGGATGCAATGGTCACCTACACCGGTGTGAAAGCTTACGAGCTGACCGTGGGTAACCAAAAACATGCCGTCAGCATGGAAATCCAAGAAAGCTCCAATGACATTATGTTTATTGAACGCTCACTATTATCCGCTCTCACGACGCCACATTTTGATCGAGCCATGGGCATCAATCTAAAAACCAAAGGTGACGACTGGTCGCTGCAGGGCGGTATTTACGGTGATGCTATTTCGTCTTCAGGTGATGGTGCAGATGAAGGCGGCGGCTGGGGTGTCCGTGGCACTATCGCCCCCATTAACGAAGCGAACAAGCTTATTCATTTAGGTGCTAGCCTTGGCCAGCGGCAAGCAAACGACAATAACAAGCTGAGCAACAGTAAAACGCCCCGGGCACGTTATGAGACCACCGCTATTTCTGACCTGTACCTGACGAACACCGGTAGCAT
The DNA window shown above is from Spongiibacter sp. IMCC21906 and carries:
- a CDS encoding cold-shock protein, which translates into the protein MSERATGTVKWFNNAKGFGFITRNEGEDVFVHFRSIRGDGYRTLDEGQAVEFSMVEGPKGLQAEDVIKL
- a CDS encoding PAS domain-containing sensor histidine kinase, giving the protein MPQPKSFFFDPRPQRVKHIRIFISITLLFLLGCVLVLVFHSWQHEARWNRQLLSREAAVQSYIERENTLLELDKLLQRGAILDEHALRSGEQNFVALTLRMRDAQRQLARPSLRLWPDPDAKALINDLHQLLELYVGLNSKVIGRSLPFSPEVDRQVLLGLLQGVHRRQIISASKLGIETDNLLNTERNFYLNSAVLLLILLAPIIILILVAWRYFSLAQEVEVLKNDAEQLFLDFPEPCLLLSQDARVVRASQSILPLLGYSPESLRGEQLYSLLPTRFLGRFQHFLMPVVNGVLSDDVAREFVLADHLGNDVPVELKLSAVMLGERQFFLLSIRDQAEQSRLYQQLNVSQKRFEMAVWATRDGMWDWDLNTKQTYFSQTWKEMLGFGAEAISSDEKDMFEKVIPEAEKSEFRAAIKAFFASRRNLFRFDHHLRHRDGHLLDVICRASVERNAEGRVIRVVGTHSDVTGIKRKEQEVFQLNRRLETLLQSQSDAGLNPLSANNSALLEVLGHEVRTPMNGLMGMSEMLLKSSLTADQQLMVKVIQDSSSNLLTVLDDLLDYSALQNGAVELQCQPFDVMVWLDDILQHYIPRLAGRAQQLHFIPAGGLPRVVYGDPLRLRQVVIKLLDNALKFSQGSKPHGIVKWSISFQEAKAGRLIFAVWDNGIGIDVHQHKNLFKAFAQGDSGYGRKFGGNGLGLAICAKLLQLMDGDIQFNSQPGQFTEAKVSVPVSLPKQPPSSEVRDEVVFVDIQNELIQQSVTAILKHAGYPCLRWRGSAHIIQKELAERELAENVTLISDGGVLCKPDEVDRLIVLLPRPKGEWRGGVDKTKVFTHPLLARALLDSLQQKAFIKA
- a CDS encoding cold-shock protein codes for the protein MRSQKERGVVKWFNVSKGYGFITREDGGGDVFVHFRSIRGRGKDRRSLNEGQQVEFVLTQGDKGPQAEEVSILS
- a CDS encoding SlyX family protein codes for the protein MSADLQAQVVELQTQVAYQEDLLAALNHRVAEQDKELLQLKRMLLALRDSYHKLADSMSESQGENAVAIERPPHY
- a CDS encoding translation initiation factor Sui1; the encoded protein is MSRLVYSTQQGRLCPECEHPVENCQCKKKQFTPEGDGIVRIRRETKGRKGKGVSIVSGLLLNEDELKSLAKELKRKLSSGGNIKDGEIEFQGDHRDKIKAVLEGKGFTVKLAGG
- a CDS encoding sigma-54 dependent transcriptional regulator — encoded protein: MKILILADDPVALRLSAVLESLGETVVHSTASGDVDAVIKAGDAVSQHSVLARLPSSTPIIEMLDSPSAVVASGVIPLQIPETLPYQSLLDVLARVQHRGPESVDDSVDDGLVGSSLAIIHLRSMLHRVADKSVTVLITGPSGAGKELVARNLHRLSPRCNGPFVPVNCGAIPRELLESELFGHEKGAFTGAISSRAGRFELAAGGTLFLDEIGDMPLDMQVKILRVIQERRFERVGSSVSQEADVRIVAATHRDLEAMIGSGDFREDLYYRLNVFPIEVPALDARREDIPLLINRIVVQLEAEGLGLLRLTPAAIAALSQASWSGNIRELANLLERLLIMHADALVGVADLPEKYRPDLDVATTAPVSIISAEQPLDLKLKMQEMEKTLISEALSVHHGVVSRTAGHLGLRRTTLIEKMRKLDIPNR
- the gpt gene encoding xanthine phosphoribosyltransferase, which produces MLDTPPIYYLSWDEFHRDTRSLAKQLASTPWKGIICIARGGLVPGAILARELNLRLVDTLCIASYDHDKQGEISILKSIESDGEGYLLVDDLVDSGKTAEIAKQMLPKACFVTVYAKPKAKALADIYVKEFSQDTWIHFPWDIQYSYSAPLVGG
- the queD gene encoding 6-carboxytetrahydropterin synthase QueD, coding for MEIYKEFTFEAAHRLPNLPENHKCRRLHGHSFVVRLYVSGEIDTHTGWLMDFSDIKVAFAPIYDQLDHYYLNDIPGLENPTSEIIAQWVWQQTKPRLPALSGVEIRETCTSGCLYRGPNL
- a CDS encoding OprO/OprP family phosphate-selective porin, which codes for MIKNPAMKRVQPRQILAAAILAATSSLAAADPAHLQLYVDSNSKQVFTEPGPGRVKLGTFQAVESQPSTNAASLKMGKKGLEISSAKGDFKMSIGGRIHMDASTHTNDSLIEKSSGDPVEATSGSSIRRGRIALKGVLYKDYQFILETDFAGDSVSMKDAMVTYTGVKAYELTVGNQKHAVSMEIQESSNDIMFIERSLLSALTTPHFDRAMGINLKTKGDDWSLQGGIYGDAISSSGDGADEGGGWGVRGTIAPINEANKLIHLGASLGQRQANDNNKLSNSKTPRARYETTAISDLYLTNTGSIDGFEDISFVGVEAAAMHGPFSIQSEYGQTSINRDVGRNLSFDAYYVQMAWTLTGETRRYKGSDGEFKGLKPGKVFDPDQGKWGAWELAIRLDELSLNDVDVVGGEQKRLTLNLNWYLNDNLRILMGYSRAYDVEDSPLMQIGGDEPDNVDVFMIRTQLAF